A stretch of Dietzia lutea DNA encodes these proteins:
- a CDS encoding C40 family peptidase has protein sequence MGAHSIKTSSTGRRVAAVGLLAAGAAVAGSGTAFAAPVTVDVPVELRLPGVPAQVTIDVPEGIALPAGLQQAAQAAPAAPVEFATPAPEISTGQRVLDAATTRVGSPYVWGATGPSSFDCSGLTSWAYKEAGISIPRTSQAQIGGGTQVAKSDLQPGDIVAFYSGASHVGIYAGNGQVVHAPYSGTSVSYAPVDSMPFYGATRYY, from the coding sequence GTGGGAGCCCACAGCATCAAGACCAGCTCGACCGGCCGCCGCGTGGCCGCCGTCGGACTGCTCGCCGCCGGAGCCGCTGTCGCGGGCTCCGGGACCGCATTCGCCGCGCCCGTGACCGTCGACGTCCCCGTCGAGCTGCGGCTGCCGGGTGTTCCGGCCCAGGTCACCATCGACGTCCCGGAGGGCATCGCGCTTCCGGCCGGCCTCCAGCAGGCCGCCCAGGCAGCCCCGGCCGCTCCGGTCGAGTTCGCCACCCCGGCGCCCGAGATCTCCACCGGCCAGCGCGTCCTCGACGCGGCCACCACCCGTGTCGGCTCGCCCTACGTCTGGGGTGCGACCGGCCCCAGCTCGTTCGACTGCTCCGGCCTGACCTCGTGGGCCTACAAGGAGGCGGGGATCTCGATCCCGCGCACGAGCCAGGCCCAGATCGGCGGCGGCACCCAGGTGGCCAAGTCCGACCTGCAGCCCGGTGACATCGTCGCCTTCTACAGCGGCGCGAGCCACGTCGGCATCTACGCGGGCAACGGTCAGGTCGTCCACGCCCCGTACTCCGGCACCTCCGTGAGCTACGCGCCGGTGGACTCCATGCCGTTCTACGGCGCCACCCGCTACTACTGA
- a CDS encoding DEDD exonuclease domain-containing protein translates to MPPPTSPAPVGVQAAFDELEPLLSEVTFVVVDLETTGTRPGGDEITEIGAVRVRGGEVQAELSTFVSIDGVLPGHISRLTGIAPEDLVGAPSLGEVMATFLEFSRGAVLVAHNARFDLGFLRAAAAATGHRWPDPPSVCTLALARRVLHRGETRGHRLGVLAAHLGATVEPNHRALQDARATVDVLHALISRVGDCGVSTLSELLAYDGRLAPEIRRRATLTESLTDGPGAYVFRDEAGGPLYVGSSGSVRRRARSYYSGGDTRGRMRTMVGLAASVDAVPCAHLLEAWTVEEQLIDSLQPPFNRRSRSPRRGWWLSPPTGRASRPTIVRVPDDPTAIGPFRRTEDARAAWEDLLGAFGGRPRPELWAALADGRDSGPLHALVEQIDRLAAGGAFERGARLRDRTAALIRVLARRQELAATAALAEIVLVQPAPRRAWAVAVVRHGRLAGSGTVPPGAAPMPVIDGLRAAASTVRPAPGPFAGATRAQIRNVHRWIDSTQTRIVSVDGCWTLPLGGAHTLTDWADRAERAAADHRQA, encoded by the coding sequence ATGCCCCCACCCACCTCACCGGCACCCGTCGGCGTGCAGGCCGCGTTCGACGAGCTCGAGCCGCTGCTGTCCGAGGTGACCTTCGTCGTCGTCGACCTCGAGACCACCGGCACCAGGCCGGGCGGCGACGAGATCACCGAGATCGGCGCCGTCCGGGTCCGGGGAGGCGAGGTGCAGGCGGAGCTGTCCACCTTCGTCTCGATCGACGGCGTGCTGCCGGGGCACATCAGCAGACTGACGGGGATCGCCCCCGAGGACCTCGTCGGGGCACCGTCCCTCGGCGAGGTGATGGCGACGTTCCTCGAGTTCTCGCGCGGGGCGGTCCTGGTGGCGCACAACGCCCGGTTCGACCTCGGCTTCCTCCGCGCCGCCGCGGCCGCAACGGGCCACCGTTGGCCGGATCCCCCGTCCGTGTGCACCCTCGCACTCGCCCGGCGGGTGCTCCACCGAGGCGAGACGCGTGGGCACCGGCTCGGGGTGCTGGCCGCGCACCTGGGCGCCACGGTCGAGCCCAATCACCGCGCCCTGCAGGACGCACGTGCCACGGTGGACGTGCTGCACGCCCTCATCTCGCGGGTGGGCGACTGCGGGGTGTCCACCCTCTCGGAGCTGCTGGCGTACGACGGCCGCCTGGCTCCCGAGATCCGACGTCGCGCGACCCTCACCGAGTCGCTCACCGACGGCCCCGGGGCCTACGTATTCCGCGACGAGGCCGGCGGGCCGCTGTACGTCGGCTCATCCGGCTCGGTGCGTCGTCGCGCGCGTTCCTATTACTCCGGCGGGGACACCCGCGGACGGATGCGCACCATGGTCGGCCTGGCCGCCTCGGTGGACGCTGTGCCGTGCGCCCACCTCCTCGAGGCGTGGACGGTCGAGGAACAACTCATCGACTCACTGCAGCCACCGTTCAACAGACGGTCACGCAGCCCCCGCCGAGGCTGGTGGCTCTCCCCTCCCACCGGCCGCGCCAGCCGTCCGACGATCGTCAGGGTCCCGGACGACCCCACGGCGATCGGACCGTTCCGCCGCACCGAGGACGCGCGCGCCGCTTGGGAGGACCTCCTCGGGGCGTTCGGCGGTCGGCCCAGGCCCGAGCTCTGGGCGGCGCTCGCCGACGGGCGGGACTCGGGTCCGCTGCACGCGCTCGTCGAGCAGATCGACCGGCTCGCCGCCGGCGGGGCCTTCGAGCGCGGGGCACGACTGCGCGACAGGACCGCCGCCCTCATCCGGGTACTCGCCCGCCGACAGGAACTGGCCGCGACCGCCGCGCTCGCTGAGATCGTCCTCGTCCAACCCGCACCCCGACGGGCCTGGGCGGTGGCGGTCGTCCGCCACGGCCGGCTCGCCGGATCCGGCACGGTTCCACCCGGAGCCGCGCCGATGCCGGTCATCGACGGGTTACGGGCCGCCGCCTCCACCGTGCGGCCCGCGCCGGGGCCGTTCGCCGGGGCGACCCGGGCCCAGATCCGGAATGTGCATCGGTGGATCGACTCCACGCAGACCCGCATCGTCTCGGTCGACGGCTGCTGGACGCTCCCCCTCGGAGGTGCGCACACCCTGACGGACTGGGCGGACCGGGCCGAACGCGCGGCCGCCGATCACCGCCAGGCCTGA
- a CDS encoding NlpC/P60 family protein encodes MKPRPRANMVAAAVAVVVLLDVAAATAPPTATAQPTVTAQPTVPVDAPTTIPAPAADPSPARSGRAADVQPSASPGAPEGPVSGAGEDLAELARLSEEAGALGEELHLARAELARAERERDRLERAAGTAAGRAAVADGAAVRDQSLVDHLAAMRYRGGDPGATRAAVLAESPRDLVQRLDALRRLSGATTSALDASRAASETAARLRDDATRTADAARASARAARERADHLDRRMAEMRELMDEVRRRVDSLTDGQRALWVGGPVMPAGYIAPPVDDTNSAALRVALTRLGAPYSWGATGPEEFDCSGLMVWSYAREGKTLPRSSQAQAVAGAPVAMRDARPGDLVIYYPEATHVGMYAGDGLVLHAPTYGVPVRLERVDAMPIHSIRRY; translated from the coding sequence ATGAAGCCCCGTCCCCGCGCGAACATGGTCGCTGCCGCCGTGGCGGTCGTGGTGCTCCTGGACGTCGCTGCCGCCACTGCTCCGCCTACCGCGACTGCGCAGCCCACCGTCACGGCCCAGCCCACCGTTCCCGTCGACGCCCCCACGACGATCCCGGCCCCCGCGGCCGATCCGTCCCCCGCCAGGAGTGGGAGAGCGGCCGATGTGCAGCCCTCCGCCTCGCCCGGGGCTCCCGAGGGCCCGGTGTCCGGTGCGGGCGAGGACCTGGCCGAGTTGGCGCGGCTGTCCGAGGAGGCCGGGGCTCTCGGTGAGGAACTCCACCTGGCCCGTGCGGAACTCGCCCGCGCCGAGCGGGAGCGGGATCGCCTCGAGCGGGCCGCCGGGACAGCCGCCGGTCGAGCCGCGGTGGCCGACGGTGCGGCCGTGCGGGATCAGTCCCTCGTCGACCACCTCGCCGCCATGAGGTACCGAGGCGGCGACCCGGGCGCGACCAGGGCCGCGGTTCTCGCCGAGAGCCCGCGAGACCTCGTGCAGAGATTGGACGCCCTACGCCGGCTGTCCGGCGCCACCACGAGCGCACTGGACGCCTCGCGGGCGGCCTCCGAGACGGCCGCACGCCTCCGGGATGACGCCACAAGGACCGCCGACGCGGCACGGGCCTCCGCTCGCGCGGCGCGAGAGCGCGCCGATCATCTCGACCGGCGCATGGCCGAGATGCGCGAACTCATGGACGAGGTACGTCGCCGCGTGGACTCCCTGACGGACGGGCAGCGGGCCCTGTGGGTCGGCGGGCCGGTGATGCCCGCCGGATACATCGCCCCGCCCGTGGACGACACAAACTCGGCCGCGCTCCGCGTGGCGCTGACCCGACTGGGCGCTCCGTACTCGTGGGGCGCCACCGGTCCCGAGGAGTTCGACTGCTCCGGGCTCATGGTGTGGTCGTACGCCAGGGAGGGCAAGACCCTGCCACGATCGAGCCAGGCGCAGGCGGTCGCCGGGGCACCCGTGGCGATGCGGGACGCCCGACCCGGTGACCTGGTCATCTACTACCCGGAGGCGACCCACGTGGGGATGTACGCCGGGGACGGCCTGGTGCTGCACGCCCCGACCTACGGCGTCCCCGTCAGGCTCGAGAGGGTCGACGCGATGCCGATCCACTCGATCCGGCGGTACTGA
- the trpD gene encoding anthranilate phosphoribosyltransferase, with protein MGSSAAIDGGRSWPGVLGTLTAEEDLDPADARWAMSRIMEGVATDAQIAAFGVALKMKGVTGPELEALASTMLDYSRRVPTDRACVDIVGTGGDRQGTVNISTMSSLVVSACGVPVVKHGNRAASSKSGGADVLEALGVAIDLGPEDVGRCLDEVGVAFCFAPVFHPALRFAATPRREIGIPTVFNILGPLTNPAAPAANLIGCAFENLISVMAEVFALRGRSALVVRGADGLDEITMTGPTRVLRVADGHVDEDRIEPADFGMSTCSIEELRGGDGVHNAGVARDLLAGKTGPVRDAVLLNSAAALVAFDGLDRDADLVAAMRAAVDRAATAIDDGEAARLLEKWVGFSANR; from the coding sequence GTGGGCAGTTCGGCGGCGATCGACGGGGGCCGGTCCTGGCCCGGGGTACTCGGCACCCTCACGGCGGAGGAGGACCTGGATCCGGCGGACGCCCGGTGGGCGATGTCGCGGATCATGGAGGGCGTCGCGACCGATGCGCAGATCGCCGCGTTCGGCGTGGCCCTGAAGATGAAGGGTGTCACCGGACCCGAGCTCGAGGCGCTCGCCTCGACGATGCTCGACTACTCCCGTCGCGTGCCCACGGACCGCGCCTGTGTGGACATCGTGGGCACCGGCGGCGACCGGCAGGGCACCGTGAACATCTCGACGATGTCGTCGTTGGTGGTCAGCGCGTGTGGTGTGCCCGTCGTCAAGCACGGCAACCGGGCGGCGTCCTCCAAGAGCGGAGGGGCTGACGTCCTCGAGGCGCTCGGCGTGGCCATCGATCTCGGGCCCGAGGACGTGGGGCGTTGTCTCGACGAGGTGGGGGTGGCCTTCTGCTTCGCCCCCGTGTTCCACCCCGCTCTACGCTTTGCCGCGACTCCGCGCCGGGAGATCGGCATCCCGACCGTGTTCAATATCCTGGGCCCGTTGACGAACCCGGCCGCCCCGGCGGCGAATCTCATCGGGTGCGCCTTCGAGAATCTCATCTCGGTGATGGCCGAGGTGTTCGCGCTGCGCGGCCGGTCGGCTCTGGTCGTCCGCGGTGCCGACGGGCTGGACGAGATCACGATGACCGGTCCGACCCGAGTCCTGCGGGTGGCCGACGGTCACGTGGACGAGGACCGGATCGAGCCCGCGGACTTCGGGATGAGTACGTGCTCGATCGAGGAACTGCGCGGCGGCGACGGGGTGCACAACGCCGGGGTCGCCCGGGACCTCCTGGCGGGGAAGACCGGCCCGGTGCGTGACGCGGTGTTGCTCAATTCCGCGGCGGCGCTCGTGGCGTTCGACGGTCTCGACAGGGACGCGGACCTGGTGGCCGCGATGCGTGCGGCCGTGGACCGGGCGGCGACGGCGATCGACGACGGCGAGGCGGCGCGCCTGCTCGAGAAGTGGGTCGGTTTCAGCGCGAACCGGTGA
- a CDS encoding glycosyltransferase family 4 protein, which yields MTKTLLITNDYPPRPGGIQSYLETYLSHLDPAEVAVLASTFRGAESAEYDASRPYLVERVPTEMLLPTPDLAARARRLASDFGATTIWFGAAAPLAAMVPVLRDGPVERIVASTHGHEVGWSMLPGSRQVLRVIGESTDAITYVSDYTRRRFAAAFGPRARLVRQPGGVDTERFRPDPVRRRAIRDRYGVADRDVIVCLSRLVPRKGQDALIRAMPEIARRVPGAVLVVVGGGPYRRTLEGLARRYGVADRVIFTGRIPADEIVDHHRMADVFAMPCRTRGGGLDVEGLGIVYLEASACGVPVVAGRSGGAPETVRDGRTGLVVDGTSRREIVDAVAGLLEDRPRASSMGLSGRRWVLENWRWEDLARDMERVLSGE from the coding sequence ATGACCAAGACCCTGCTGATCACCAACGACTACCCGCCGCGCCCCGGCGGGATCCAGTCCTATCTCGAGACGTACCTGAGCCACCTCGATCCCGCGGAGGTCGCGGTCCTCGCGTCGACGTTCCGCGGTGCCGAGTCCGCCGAATACGACGCGTCCAGGCCCTATCTCGTGGAGCGCGTGCCCACCGAGATGCTGCTGCCGACGCCGGACCTCGCGGCCCGGGCGCGCCGCCTCGCCTCGGATTTCGGCGCGACGACGATCTGGTTCGGGGCGGCCGCCCCGCTCGCGGCCATGGTCCCGGTCCTGCGTGACGGTCCCGTGGAGCGGATCGTCGCGAGCACCCACGGGCACGAGGTGGGATGGTCGATGCTCCCCGGGTCGCGTCAGGTCCTGCGCGTGATCGGGGAATCGACCGACGCGATCACCTACGTCAGTGACTACACGCGTAGGCGGTTCGCCGCCGCCTTCGGCCCGCGAGCCCGGCTGGTGCGCCAACCGGGTGGCGTCGACACGGAGCGGTTCCGTCCGGACCCCGTCAGGCGCCGGGCCATCCGTGACCGCTACGGGGTCGCGGACCGCGACGTGATCGTGTGCCTGTCCCGCCTCGTTCCGCGGAAGGGGCAGGACGCGCTCATCCGCGCGATGCCGGAGATCGCACGGCGGGTGCCGGGAGCCGTCCTCGTCGTCGTCGGCGGGGGACCTTACAGGCGGACGCTCGAGGGGCTCGCGCGCCGGTACGGCGTGGCGGACCGGGTCATCTTCACCGGCCGGATACCCGCGGACGAGATCGTCGACCACCACCGCATGGCCGACGTCTTCGCGATGCCGTGCCGCACGCGCGGCGGCGGGCTGGACGTCGAGGGACTGGGGATCGTCTACCTCGAGGCGTCGGCGTGTGGTGTGCCGGTGGTGGCGGGGCGCAGCGGGGGAGCACCGGAGACGGTCCGGGACGGGCGGACCGGGCTCGTGGTGGACGGGACCTCGCGGCGCGAGATCGTCGACGCGGTGGCCGGGCTGCTCGAGGACCGTCCGCGTGCGTCCTCGATGGGGCTGAGCGGCCGCCGCTGGGTCCTCGAGAACTGGCGGTGGGAGGACCTGGCGCGGGACATGGAACGCGTGCTCTCGGGGGAGTGA